Below is a genomic region from Candidatus Reconcilbacillus cellulovorans.
CGCGGCTTCCTTTTTGGGATTTGGGATGTGAGGTCTCTTCGCTTTCCGCCCCCGAAAATCCTGCCAAGGGCATCCCCTACTTAAACTTTACACGCTCGCAGGTCTTGCTCCGCCGCAAGGCGCTGGAGAGCCCGACGAACGGCGCTGAGCGGAAAACCACGGCGCTGCAGCATCACGGATAACGCGCGGAGCTTATCGACCGGTTCGCCGGATAACTTAGGCCACTTGCGGCGCGCAAATCCCCATGCCGCTTCGGCTTCTTCTTCCGGATCGATCGATGCGATCGCCCACCGCACAACCGATGGATCGATCCCCATGCGAAGCAACTCGCCGGCGATCGCCCGGCGTCCTCTTCCCTTTTCGCGCAAACGGTCGTGAGCCCGCCGTTTCGCCAGCCGTTCGTCATCGAGATAGCCGTATGCCGTCAGCTCAGCGACGATGCGCTCGACGCAATCGGGTGAAAATCCTTTTTTCTGAAGATATTTCCTCATTTCTGCGCACGAGCAATCCCGCCGCCCCAACAGGGCAAACGCCGCCTCGCGGACGGCCAAGCCGCAGTCGGCGTCATTCGAACGAATAGTCGTCTTCCCCTTCCGTCGACGTCAAAACAGTGGGGCGGACCAAATCGGACCGCGACATCGCGGTTTCGCGGATCCGACGTTCGATCGCCTCGGCGATGTCGGGATGTTCTTTGAGATACTGTTTGACGTTTTCGCGCCCCTGGCCGAGCCGTTCGTTCTCGAACGAGTACCAGGCGCCGCTTTTGACGATGATGTCCAGCGCCGTGCCGAGGTCGATGATGCTGCCCTCTTTCGAAATGCCCTCGCCGTACATGATGTCCACGTCGGCTTGCTTAAACGGCGGCGCAACTTTATTCTTGACGACTTTGATGCGCGTCCGGCTGCCGACGAGTTCGTTGCCCTGTTTAATCGACTCGATTCTCCGCACCTCGAGCCGCACCGACGCGTAAAATTTCAATGCGCGGCCGCCGGGCGTCGTTTCGGGATTGCCGAACATGACGCCCACTTTCTCGCGCAGCTGATTGATGAAAATGGCGATACATTTCGATTTGCTGATCGCGCCGGCGAGCTTGCGCAACGCCTGAG
It encodes:
- a CDS encoding recombinase RecA encodes the protein MTDRRAALEQALRQIEKTFGKGAVMRLGESANVQVETVSTGSLALDIALGVGGFPRGRIIEIFGPESSGKTTVALHAIAEVQRIGGQAAFIDAEHALDPVYAKKLGINIDELLLSQPDTGEQALEIAEALVRSGAVDIIVVDSVAALVPKAEIDGEMGDSFVGLQARLMSQALRKLAGAISKSKCIAIFINQLREKVGVMFGNPETTPGGRALKFYASVRLEVRRIESIKQGNELVGSRTRIKVVKNKVAPPFKQADVDIMYGEGISKEGSIIDLGTALDIIVKSGAWYSFENERLGQGRENVKQYLKEHPDIAEAIERRIRETAMSRSDLVRPTVLTSTEGEDDYSFE